The genomic stretch GATCGAGTTAGGGTGTTTGGCCAGCGGCGTGATCTTGATCTTCATGTAGGCGTACATCGGGAAGCCACTGAGGATCTGGTGCAGTTCGTCATTGGACTCAACGTCAAAGATCGAGTGGTTGGCATATTCGCCAACGATGCGCCAGATGCCGACCATCTTGCCACTGCGCTGGAGGCCACCTGAGTATTCCTTCTCGCGAGCAGTAAAATCTGTGATCTGCTCTTGCGTCAGGTGGGCCGGAAAGGTTACGTCCATGCGGGCGAGGAATATCATTACGTCTCCTGTGAGGGCTTCGAGGTAGGAATTTCTAGTTCTGACGGTATCGGGCGAGCTTGGCTTCATCGATGCCAGCGCCGACACCTGGCACGTTGCGCACCGAAATGCGGCCGCCACTGATGCGGATGGGGTCTGCCAAGAGATCATCCGCCATGTCCAAGAAGTTGGACAGCTCACCGGCACGGCGGGTGGTGGCCTCGTGGGCGGCACCAAAGGTGACGGTGGCCAAGGATCCAACCTGCGTGTCGATCTGGTTTCCCATGGTGACGTCCACACCTAGACCGGTGCACAAGCCCAGGATCTCTGTCGCCTCGGTGAATCCGCTGCGGGCGGTCTTGATGCAAATCGCGTTCGAGCCGCCGGAGAGCAGTTCGCGTGAAACGTCTCCCGCGGTGGGCACCGATTCATCGCCCACGATGGGGATCGGGGAATTCTCCACGAGACGACGGCGGCTCATGGCCTCCTTCGCATCACACGGCTCTTCCAGGGCAGTCAGCCCCAGACCCTCGGTGCGGCGCAGCACCTCCATGGCCTCGTTGGCGCTCCAACCGCGGTTGGCATCGAGGTAGAGCTCAACCTCGTCGCCAAGTCCGGCGCGCAAGACGTGGCAGGCCTCGATGTCGAGGGCCAGCGGGCGACGCCCCACCTTCAATTTGAAGGTGGTAATTCCGTATTCCTCGCCGAAGCGCAGCGCTTCGTCGAGCAGCTCCTGGGCCGGCCGGAAACCGAGCATGTGTGAAACGCGCATCGAGTCGGTGTAGCCACCGAGCAGCTTGTGAACCGGGGTGCCCAGCGCCTTACCCATCAGGTCCCACAGGGCGATGTCCAGCGCACCCTTGGCCACCTGGTTGTGAATCGTGCGGGCCATAATTTCGTGAATCTTGCCGCGGTCAAAGGGATCAAGTCCGATGATCTGCGGAGCAAAGATGCTCTCGATGATGGTGATGATTGATTCTTGGGTTTCGCCATAGGTGTACGGACGCGGCGGTGCGTCTGCCTCCCCGACGAGTCCCTCGTCGGTGTGGATCCGCACCAAAACATGTTCGGCGTCAGTGACCTGACCGCTAGCGAATTTCAGCGCATGGTTATAGGGAATCGAGTAGGGAATCGCTTCGATGCGTAGGATC from Paeniglutamicibacter sp. Y32M11 encodes the following:
- the catC gene encoding muconolactone Delta-isomerase; this translates as MIFLARMDVTFPAHLTQEQITDFTAREKEYSGGLQRSGKMVGIWRIVGEYANHSIFDVESNDELHQILSGFPMYAYMKIKITPLAKHPNSIR
- a CDS encoding enolase C-terminal domain-like protein, which produces MKILRIEAIPYSIPYNHALKFASGQVTDAEHVLVRIHTDEGLVGEADAPPRPYTYGETQESIITIIESIFAPQIIGLDPFDRGKIHEIMARTIHNQVAKGALDIALWDLMGKALGTPVHKLLGGYTDSMRVSHMLGFRPAQELLDEALRFGEEYGITTFKLKVGRRPLALDIEACHVLRAGLGDEVELYLDANRGWSANEAMEVLRRTEGLGLTALEEPCDAKEAMSRRRLVENSPIPIVGDESVPTAGDVSRELLSGGSNAICIKTARSGFTEATEILGLCTGLGVDVTMGNQIDTQVGSLATVTFGAAHEATTRRAGELSNFLDMADDLLADPIRISGGRISVRNVPGVGAGIDEAKLARYRQN